One genomic segment of Methanococcus voltae PS includes these proteins:
- the ribC gene encoding riboflavin synthase, which translates to MSIKVGITDTTFARVDMASAAIKKLNEMTSKIKIIRYTVPGMKDLPVSCKKLIEEQGCEIVLALGMPGGKDKDKVCAHEASQGLMMAQLMTNKHIIEVFVHEDEAESGKELDWLAKRRAEEHAENIYYMLFDQKHLEKQAGMGLREGFEDVGPAKR; encoded by the coding sequence ATGAGTATAAAAGTTGGAATTACAGACACTACATTTGCAAGGGTTGATATGGCTTCTGCTGCAATAAAAAAGCTAAATGAGATGACTAGTAAAATAAAAATAATCCGATACACAGTTCCTGGTATGAAAGACTTGCCAGTATCTTGTAAAAAGTTAATTGAAGAGCAGGGTTGCGAGATAGTATTAGCTTTAGGTATGCCTGGTGGTAAGGATAAAGACAAAGTTTGTGCTCATGAGGCATCACAGGGGCTTATGATGGCTCAATTGATGACAAACAAACACATTATTGAAGTTTTTGTCCATGAAGATGAAGCCGAAAGTGGAAAGGAATTAGACTGGCTCGCAAAAAGAAGAGCTGAAGAACATGCTGAAAATATATATTACATGTTATTTGACCAGAAACACTTGGAAAAACAGGCCGGTATGGGATTAAGAGAAGGATTTGAAGATGTAGGTCCTGCAAAACGTTAA
- the ribB gene encoding 3,4-dihydroxy-2-butanone-4-phosphate synthase has product MEEYGNVKKAIEALKRGEIVLIYDDDEREAETDMVIASEFITPETIRTFRKNAGGLICNCIMPEDCDKLGIPFMVDILGLASEKYPVLDKLYPDDIPYDEKSSFSITVNHRKTFTGIPDNDRSYTIEKLVEMCKENRFEEFGSEFRSPGHVHLLRATEGLVERRQGHTEISLALSKIAGTYPMTAICEMMGDDGRALSKELTAKYAEENNIVNVAGEDIINYYLNVFSKKE; this is encoded by the coding sequence ATGGAAGAATATGGAAATGTTAAAAAAGCTATTGAAGCACTTAAAAGAGGAGAAATCGTATTAATTTACGATGATGATGAAAGAGAAGCTGAAACCGATATGGTTATTGCATCAGAATTTATAACCCCTGAAACCATCAGAACTTTTAGGAAAAATGCTGGCGGATTGATATGTAATTGTATAATGCCAGAAGATTGTGATAAATTGGGAATTCCTTTTATGGTGGACATTTTGGGATTAGCTTCTGAAAAATACCCCGTATTGGATAAATTATATCCTGACGATATACCATACGATGAAAAATCATCATTTTCAATAACTGTGAACCATAGAAAAACATTTACTGGAATACCTGACAATGATAGGTCATATACTATTGAAAAATTAGTTGAAATGTGTAAAGAAAACAGATTTGAAGAATTTGGCTCCGAATTTAGAAGTCCAGGGCATGTTCATTTACTAAGAGCTACTGAAGGCTTAGTTGAAAGAAGACAAGGACACACTGAAATATCACTTGCACTTTCAAAAATTGCTGGAACCTACCCTATGACAGCTATTTGTGAGATGATGGGTGACGATGGTAGAGCACTTAGCAAAGAATTAACTGCAAAATACGCTGAAGAAAATAACATCGTTAATGTAGCGGGCGAAGATATTATAAACTATTATTTAAATGTATTTTCTAAAAAAGAATAA